The following proteins are encoded in a genomic region of Bacillota bacterium:
- a CDS encoding metalloregulator ArsR/SmtB family transcription factor — translation MLTDKIERRVSVFKALAHETRVRIAEILAEEGEKCVCELVERLGFDQSTISKHLSVLKNAGVVAPRKDGLNVWYRLEAQCVHQLIKCIDNMDQHGSTEVSADCLLVEDSPSMTIKE, via the coding sequence ATGCTCACGGACAAGATCGAAAGGCGCGTTTCTGTGTTCAAGGCGCTTGCGCACGAGACACGCGTCAGGATCGCAGAGATCCTGGCCGAAGAGGGAGAGAAGTGTGTCTGCGAGCTTGTCGAGCGCCTGGGCTTTGACCAGTCAACGATCTCGAAGCATCTGAGTGTGCTCAAGAATGCCGGGGTTGTTGCCCCTAGGAAAGATGGCCTCAATGTCTGGTACCGTCTGGAGGCCCAGTGCGTTCACCAGCTCATTAAGTGCATAGATAACATGGACCAGCACGGTTCGACGGAAGTGTCGGCGGACTGTCTTCTCGTGGAGGACAGTCCGTCCATGACTATCAAGGAGTGA
- a CDS encoding permease: protein MNIQTDRKAQRRSLFWTYRYFIIILGVDAFILAARPVTGGLVLRNTLVNFREMLAVIPPIFILLGLMDVWVPRERIIRLLGEGSGILGVLLSILLGAAAAGPLYAAFPAAGVMVRKGAKLSNVMIFLGAWSTLKIPMFLFEMSALGARFAVTRWLVSVVGILLMTQIILRFVPESDRDAIYRKHAGEAGSGF, encoded by the coding sequence ATGAACATACAGACCGATAGGAAAGCTCAACGAAGGAGTCTCTTCTGGACCTACAGGTACTTCATTATAATCCTCGGCGTCGATGCCTTCATTCTGGCTGCGCGTCCAGTCACCGGCGGCCTGGTGTTGCGTAACACACTCGTCAATTTCCGCGAGATGCTTGCAGTCATCCCGCCCATTTTCATCCTGCTGGGGCTGATGGATGTGTGGGTGCCCAGGGAGAGAATAATCCGGTTGCTGGGCGAGGGCTCAGGGATCCTCGGAGTCCTTCTCAGCATACTACTGGGGGCAGCCGCAGCAGGTCCATTGTATGCTGCGTTTCCGGCGGCGGGAGTCATGGTGCGCAAAGGTGCGAAGCTCTCCAATGTAATGATCTTCCTCGGGGCTTGGTCTACGCTCAAGATCCCCATGTTCCTTTTCGAGATGTCTGCGCTCGGAGCTCGATTCGCGGTCACCCGTTGGCTTGTGAGTGTTGTCGGGATCCTGCTCATGACCCAGATCATCCTCAGATTTGTACCTGAGAGTGACAGGGACGCCATATACCGCAAGCACGCGGGCGAAGCCGGATCCGGTTTCTGA